In one Salvelinus sp. IW2-2015 linkage group LG26, ASM291031v2, whole genome shotgun sequence genomic region, the following are encoded:
- the LOC111952252 gene encoding tyrosine-protein phosphatase non-receptor type 9-like, whose protein sequence is MVKMSDLCQHLPRDCLPEHLGGLLPLDAHGWNEQLLAGQNGRVDPVDELVGIPLADSSVHTPGLEAMCLPEFMAHLGRLQRSGIHLEYVEIRKEQPPGTFHCALAAYNQERNRYGDVLCLDQTRVCLKTRQNERSDYINASFMDGYKQKNAYIGTQGPLEKTYGDFWRMVWEQNVLVIVMTTRTNEGGRKKCGQYWPLEEGGQEVYSHMAVVNQRVDNHSHYSQTTLELHNMEKCEQKQVTHFQYLSWPDYGVPISALTLIDFLGAVKRQQRQAVKGMGPQWRGHPLGPPMVVHCSAGIGRTGTFCALDICLSQLQDMGTLNVCQTVRWMRTQRAFTIQTPEQYYFCHNAILEHAQRQGLLSASQ, encoded by the exons ATGGTCAAAATGTCTGACCTCTGCCAGCACCTCCCCCGGGATTGTCTCCCAGAGCACCTGGGGGGGCTGCTGCCCCTGGATGCCCACGGCTGGAACGAGCAGCTCCTGGCTGGGCAGAACGGCCGTGTGGACCCCGTTGACGAGCTTGTAGGCATCCCACTGGCGGACTCGTCGGTCCACACCCCCGGGCTGGAGGCCATGTGCCTGCCGGAGTTCATGGCCCACCTGGGCAGGCTCCAGCGCTCTGGAATCCACCTGGAGTACGTGGAAATCCGCAAGGAGCAACCGCCAGGGACCTTCCACTGTGCCCT TGCTGCATACAACCAGGAGAGGAATCGCTATGGGGATGTCCTGTGTCTTGACCAAACAAGAGTTTGTCTGAAAACTAGACAAAACGAG AGATCGGACTACATCAACGCCAGCTTCATGGACGGCTACAAACAGAAGAATGCGTACATCGGTACTCAAG gaccactggAGAAAACCTATGGTGATTTTTGGAGAATGGTCTGGGAGCAAAATGTGCTAGTCATTGTCATGACAACACG GACGAACGAGGGCGGTCGGAAGAAATGTGGTCAGTACTGGCCTCTGGAGGAAGGTGGCCAGGAGGTGTACAGTCACATGGCTGTGGTCAACCAGAGAGTGGACAACCACTCCCACTACAGCCAGACCACCCTGGAGCTGCACAACATGGAG AAATGTGAGCAGAAGCAGGTGACCCACTTCCAATACCTGAGCTGGCCTGACTACGGCGTCCCCATTTCGGCCTTGACGCTCATCGACTTCCTGGGGGCCGTCAAGAGGCAGCAGAGACAGGCGGTGAAGGGCATGGGGCCCCAGTGGAGAGGCCACCCCCTGGGACCCCCCATGGTGGTTCACTGCAGTGCGGGCATAGGCAGAACAG GTACCTTCTGTGCCCTGGACATTTGTCTGTCCCAGTTGCAGGACATGGGGACACTCAATGTGTGTCAGACGGTGCGGTGGATGAGAACACAGAGGGCCTTCACCATCCAGACCCCCGAGCAGTACTACTTCTGCCACAACGCCATCCTGGAGCATGCTCAAAGACAGGGCCTGCTCTCAGCCAGTCAGTGA